The genomic stretch GGAGGGAACGCCACCGCCACGGGCAGTCCCAGCTCGTACTGGGTGAAGGTGACCACATGCAGGGGGCTGATGCGCTTGCGCTCGAAGTGATCGAAGTCGTCGAGCACCAGGGCGCGGATCAGCTGGCGCACCCGATCGGGTCTGAAGTTGAAGCAGATCAGCCCATCACCGGGCTTGAGCGAGCCAGGAGCGAGGCGCAGGGGTTCGAGGAATTCGTCGTTGATGCCCTGGGCATAGGCCTCCACGATCGCCTCTTTGAAGGAGCGAGAGCTGATTTCGCCCTCGTCGCACAGAAGGCGGTAGGCCTTTTCGGTGCGCTCCCAGCGGTTATCCCGGTCCATGGCCCAGTAACGGCCGCAGATGGTGCTGATCCGCCCCACTCCGGCCGTCTCGACCTGGGCTTCGATGCGCTCCAGATAGGAGACGGCACTCTGGGGGGGCGTGTCACGGCCGTCGGTGATCACATGGATGCAGACGTCGCTGAGACCGCGGGAGGCGGCCCATTGCAGCAGGCCACCGAGATGATCGATGTGGCTGTGAACGCCGCCATCGGAGCAGAGCCCGAGCAGGTGAAGGGTGCCACCGTCGCGCAGCAGCCGATCGGCCAGTTCGTTGAGGGAAGGATTGGCCGCCAGGCTGCCGTCACGCACGGCCTTGCCGATCCGCACCAGTTCCTGACGGATGATCCGGCCGGAGCCGATCGTGAGATGACCCACCTCCGAGTTCCCCATCTGTCCGTCAGGCAGACCGACATCCCCGCCGCTGGCCTGGATCAGGGTGTGGGGATAGGCCTCCCAGAGGGCATCCATCACCGGAGTGCTGGCACCCTGAACGGCGTTGTGACGCGCGTCCTCCCGAAAGCCCCAGCCATCGAGGATGGCCAGCACCACAGGGGCGACCGAGCCATCATGACCAGGGACCGAAGCTGACTCCCGGCCGGAGGAAAGGGTTGGAGATCCGGAGGTGGAAATTGCGCTCACCCTGACTTCCCGAATGGTCGTTCAAGCGTCTTCCAAGGTCAGGTTACTCCTGATGGTCGTTGAACCAGTCTGCAGTCCGGGGCCGTCAGCTTTTGGGAACATTCCCGGCTCCATACGATGGACTCACCCCTTTCGGTTCCCTGTGAACACCTCCACGGCGCCGTCACCGGATCAGCGGCGGGTCGAGATCCTCTCTGCCGACGATCTCGCCCGCACGGTGCGTCGTCTTGCTTCCCAGGTGCTCGAAGGAGTGGTCGACAGCCACCAGTTGCTGCTGCTGGGCATCCCGACCCGTGGGGTCGCCCTGGCGCGGGTCCTGGCCCAGCAGCTTGAGGAGCTCTGTGGTCACCCGATCGACCAGGGCAGCCTCGATCCCACCTTCCACCGTGATGACCTGGAGCGGGTCGGCACCCGCCTGGTGGAAGCCACCCACCTGCCCTCCGACATCGAAGGGCGGCAGCTCGTGCTGGTGGATGACGTGATCTTCACCGGCCGCACGGTGCGTGCGGCTCTGGATGCCCTGCACACCTGGGGGCGTCCCGATCAGGTGCGGCTGCTGGTGATGGTCGACCGTGGCCACCGGGAACTGCCGATTCAGCCCGATTTCTGTGGCCGTCTGGTGCCCACCAGTCGCCATGAGTCGATCCAGCTCTGCCTGCGCCAGACCGATGGTGAAGACGGAGTGTTCCTGATTCGTGCCGGTTGAGCCGGGTCCTCGACGAGCGGCAGTCCGGGCCTGGCCTCTCAGCCCACGGCTTCGAGTTCGTCGGAGCGGAAGTGGGCCCGGAAACGTCCGAATGCCACGATCACCGGCAGGGTTGGGCTGATCGGCTTGCCCTTCCAGTCGTCCAGGACCTGCAGCACTTCACCCCGTTGTCCGAGAAGATCGAAGGCCTTGCCGCGGTGCTCCGGGTGGGTGTAGACGACCACGCTCTGGCAGACCTTGACCTGTTCTCCGGGCTTCATGCGCAGGGGACCCTGTGGAAGATCCAATCCTGTCATGGGCCTCAGTGCTGAGGGCTGCCCTGCGCGCCTTCAGCGGCGGCAGGTGGTCTCCGGGCCCGCCTCCACCACCCGTCCGCCCAGCTCGGCACAGGCCTTGGTGAAGGCCGTCCACTCGTCAACGCCCGTGGCCAGCTGGCGCTGGACGGCGGCATCGAGGCTGGCGATCGGCACGCTGTCGAGCGGCTGATCACCATGGCTGTGGTGCTCCTGTTCCTTGCTCTTCAGCCCGGCGATGGCCTGATCCACCTGCTTGCACAGGGGTGCCGTCGCTGTGGTCCACCAGGGGTGATCGATCCGGTTGAGGGCATCGAGGGCTTCCCACCAGCGCTTCTCGGCCACGAACTTCACCGCCCGCTGCTGCTGCAGCTGATTCCGTGCCCAGAACTCCCGCAGGTTGTCGCCGAGGGCTGAGCCGTCGGGCCGGTGATGTTCTCCCATCGGCTTGAGCAGGGCGAGGGCCCCATCCAGGTCTCCCTGCTGGAAACGGGACAGGGCCCGGTTCTTGAGGTCCTGCTGCCAGGCCAGCAGCTGCTGGCGGTCGGCCTCGGTGCCCGCGACTGAATTGGCCAGCAGCAGTTGCAGCTTGAGGGCCTCCTCCGGTTTCTGCTGTCGCCAGAGCTGTTCAGCCTTGGCCCTGCGGCAGCGGCCCTGCTCAGACGGAGCACGCCCGCTCAACCAGCGCAGCGAGGCCAGCTGGTCGCTGTAGCGGATGCAGTCATCGAACCGCCCCTCGTTCGCGGCCCGCTCCAGCCGACGCGGCAACTGGGATTCCCACCACCAGGCACCACCGACCCCAGCAGCCACCAGGCCGAGGGTAAGAGCCAGCCAGAAGCGCGGAAGCCTGTGGCGGCGGATGGCCAAGATGGACAATCAATTCTGTCTCTCCGTTCTATGAACAGAGGGGCCCGGGAAGCACGTCGAGGGGGCAGCCGCCGTGTCGTCCACTGCCGCCGGTCTGGCGTCGACGGGTCAAGTCTTCAGCGCACCGGACCGAGCACCCTGGGGGCTGTGAGCGTGCCGACGATCAGGTCTTCACTTTCGAGCAGCAACTGCCCTTCGGCGTCGATGCTGAAGCGGAGTCGCAGGCGGTCGGTGCCGCAGCTGCCGGGGGGGTCGAGGGTCAGAGGGGCTGGCTGAACGCTCCAGGGCTCGATTCTGGCTTCGCCAGCGGGCCGGCGCCGCACCTGGGGAAGGCCGTCGATGAAGACCACCTCGCTGCGTTCCTCCTCGACCGGCTCGCCGAGCACCAGCTCCAGGCGGCTCTGCCCATCGCGGCTGCAGCTGAGCACCATCTCCAGGGGCTGGTCTGTGGGCCAGCTCTGGCCAGCCAGGAAGAGCGGGTGCCAGCGGTGCTCCCCTCCGCGCCGATCCCAGCAGCGCAGCGATACTCCCCGGGCCAGCACGTCCTTGAGCCGCACTCCGGGCGTGAGGGCGAGGGCCCCGAGGGCCACCGCTTCCACCGGCCGCTGGTCGCGCAGAGGGATGGAGCCGCAGCGGTCCGCCAGCCAGTCGCGGATCGTGGGCAGACGGCTGGTGCCCCCCACCGGCAGGACGGCATCGATCTGATCGCGGTCCAGTCCCTTCGCGCGTGCCGCTGCCAGCACCCGCTCCAGCAGGCCGTCGAGCAACTGCAGCAGCCCCCGTTCACGCAGCAGCCGGTCAAGCTGGGTGCGATCGAGGCGCAGAGCTCGGCTGTCGGCCTCTGCCGAGCTCCAGATGCCTGTCATCTCCTCGGCCTCGCTCAGGCCGCACTTGAGCCGCTCGCTGATCTCCAGCAGGCCGGGGTCTTCTCCAAGGTCAGGGGCGAGGCTCGCCGCGATCCAGCGGTCGATGTCCCGCCCCCCGAGGGCGGCGCCGGCCTTGCCGATCACCTCGGCGCAGCGCAGGGCCTGTCGCCCCCCATCGAGCTCCCGGCCACCGAAACGCAGCAACTGGGCAATCGGTGCCGCCCGGCCCTCACCGCCCTGGAGGGCCACGAGCGAGAGATCGATCGTGCCGCCGCCCAGATCCACCACCAGCACCCGGCTTCCCGCAGGCAAGCCCGCCCCGATGGCGGCTGCGGTGGGTTCATCCACCAGGGCCACTTCCTCCACGGGAATCTGGCTGCTGACCTGCTGCAGCCACTGCCGGTAACCCCGGTAGCCCTCGATCGGGGCGGTGAGTACGAGTCGGGTGGGCACCACTCCCGTGGGAAGGGCCTGCCACAGCCGGGTGATCAGCAGGCTGCCGGCCTGCTCCGGTGTGAGCGGTTCGCCGCTGGAGCCCGCGTGAGCCGTCGCCGGGCCGGGCTCGCCTGCGAAGGCGCCGATCCTGCGTTTGAAGTCGCGGCAGAGGCCTTCGCCGCCGCTGGCGGCCAGGCCCGCATCCAGCACCTGGCGGCCGATCAGGGGCTGATCGCTCCGGGGGCTGGCGAGCCAGATCAGGCTGGGGACCACACAGGGATCTTCGCTGCTGAAGGGTGGAATGGCGAGCAGCTCCGGTGCACCGCCTGCGCTGGGCTGAAAGGCCAGCACCGTGGTGCTGCTGCCCAGGTCGATCGCCAGGGTGCCGGTCACGGCCATGGATGGGGAGCTGCGGTGAAGGGACCTGTTGCGGCGCAGCTTGGCCGATGGGGCCGGGGTCCAGGCGACAGCTGAACTAAGGTGATGGAAATGGGTTCGCTTCGATGTACACCGGTCCGACTGTTCATCCCAAGGAACTGGCCCAGCGGGCTGAAAGTCTGATCGGTCAGTCGAGCAATCGTTACCTCACGACCGTTCGCATCGCCTTCCGGGCCAAGCAGCGCCGCTTCGATGATTTTGATGGCCTGCTCGAAGACTCGATGGTGAAGCCCGTGCAGCGGGCGATCGTTGAGCTCAGCGACGAGCAGGATCAGCCCGACCTGCTGCCCGGCTGATCCTTGCCCCCCAGTGGGTACAGCGCTGAAGCGGAAGGATGGCGCCTGGTCTGGGATCCGTCCAGGACCCCGTTTCCTGTGCTCATCGGCGGATCCGACTGGGCGGTTGAGCTCACCTCGGAGGAAGCGAGCAGCCTGCGCGCCGGCCTCCTCCGGCTGCTGGACCAGCTCGAGGCCATCTCCGATCAGCTGATGGACGACGAATTGATCAGTCTCGAGCTGGAGAGCGGCGGCTGGTGGCTGGGCCTGGATGGCGACCCGGGCCACTGGCACCTGCGCTGCATTCTGTTCCCTGCTCCAGGACTGAGGGGATGGGAGGGCACCTGGGCCCCGGGTGCTGGCCTTGAGCTGACTCGGGCCCTGGAGCCCTTGCCCCTGTGAGACAGGCTGCGGGATTGCGGAGCGATCAGCACTGCTGATTGCCTGACTCCTCCCCAGTCACGGCTCCGTCACTCCAGTGTTTTGCACAGGTTTTCCACAGGCTCGGGCTCCGGGACCCCGCTGGCGGCAGCTGTCTGGGGAGAACCGGCCTTTGCCGGACTCTCCCCTTGACAGGCCTCCTGTTCGGCTTCAAGGCCATCCCCCGCCGGGACTGCGGCTGGGCCGTGCTCCTGCGCTGCAGTCAGTCTCAGGGTTGGAAGGAACGGCCGCCCGGCTGGGTCAGTGATTTGACGCGGCCCCGGCGTTGTGGAGAAGTGGATGACATCACCAGCTCAACCTGTCCATGGACATCGCCCCGGTCATGACCGCTTCCGTCGTTGGGGTTGCCCAGGCTGCGCAGGCTGAGCCCGAAACCGGTGTGGTGAGTTTCCGGGCCGATGTTCCCGAGGCTCTGCTCAACTCGATGGCTCACTTCATCGATGCCCACCCCAACTGGGATCAGTACCGCCTGATCCAGGCGGCTCTGGCGGGCTTTCTCGTGCAGAACGGGGTTCAGAGCCGGGCCGTCACCCGCTGCTACGTGGCCAACATGTTCCAGCGGACGACAGAGGGGAGATCCGATCAGGTGGCGCCTGCCAGGCCTCCCCGGTCTTCGCTGCCGACGATCTCCCGGTAGCCGGCGGTCAGGCTGCAGAGGACCAGGGGCCAGGCCACCAGCAGGCCTGCAGCGAGGGGCCAGGCGATCAGGAGGGCAAGCCCCAGGGGGAGCAGAACGATCAGGACCAGGCTGAGGCTCAGAGCCAGCAACTCCCAGCCATGGGATGCCGCCAGGATCCGCCCATGGCGGAAGGTGGCCACCGGGGAGAGGCCGCCGGCCACGGTCAGCGGCAGGTGAAAGATCTGCGTCACGAACAGGGCCGCCAGCAACGTGGCGCCGATCAGCAACGGCGCCAGAGCCAGCAGCGGGTGGATCAGGCTCACCAGCCCTGCCGCCAGACCGGCCGTGGCCAGGATCAGCAGGTTCAGCAGCAGCAGCAGCAGTGCCACCGCCAGCAGACGGCCCATGGCCGCGGCCTGCCAGCGGACCAGCTCGGCCAGCCGGGGCGTTCGACCGTCAAGGGCAATCCAGGCACCCCGCAGCAGCCCCACATTCAGCCAGAGAAGGCTGCCCACGCTGAGCAACAATCCCCCCAGCACCAGGCCCATGGACACCACCACGGGATCCTCCCCCACGGCCAGGGCATCACTGGCCCGGTTCTGCACCGTCTGGCCCAGCAGTTGGGCGCCACCGCCCATCAGGGTGAAACCGCTGAACAGCCACGGAGCGCGCCGGTAGGCCCTGCGCCCCTGCCTCAGCCAGCCCCGGACCGCCTGAATCGCGACCAGGGCATCCCGAGCGCCATCCACCAGTCGGGCCCCGCGTCCTCGGGGCTGAGGGGTCATCGGCCGGGATCCAGCAGCTCCAGCAGGCGCAGGGCCGTGGTCTCGGGGACCGGCAGGATCGACAGGCGATTGCCCCGGCGCACCACGGCCAGTTCCTGCTCACTGAAGCTGCTGCGCAACTCTTCCAGGCTGAGAAGCTGGGGATAGGTGCGCCGGTAGGCCAGGCGGACGCAGTCCCAGCGTGGAGCTTCGCGAGTTGACGCTGAATCGAAGTATTTCGAGGTCGGATCGAACTGGCTGGGATCAATCAGCCCTGTTTCAATCACCTCCATCAGGCCGATGATGCCAGGGGGCTTGGTGTTGGAGTGATAGAAAAAAGCCTGATCACCGATCGCCATGCTGCGCATGAAATTGCGCGCCTGGTAGTTGCGGATGCCATCCCAGAGGGTGCTGCCCTCGCGTTCGAGATGGTCGATGCCATACACGTCCGGCTCACTTTTCATCAACCAGTAAGCCATCTCGCCTTGGGGAGCCCTGCTGGGCTGAAGGGTCAGGGAAGCTTGATTGTATCCAGCGGCTCTGTGTCGTTTGGGTTGGCCGGAGCGCGCTCCCTGCCTTAGACAGCAGCAGGAACAACCTGGCGAGATGATTGTGATGGGCCTGTCCTCAGCACCGAAGCCCACCCTCCAGTCGGCGTGGAACCTGTACGTGGCTCACTGGCGCACCTATCTGGCCCTGCAGCTCACCGTGCTGGCGCTGGCGCTGGTCTCAGTGGCGGTCAGTCTGATCATCACCGTGATCGCGGTGGCGGTGACCGCCGGTGTCTCCGCTGATCTGCGCGACAGCGTGACCCAGCTGGTGTCGTCTGTGCTGAACCTGCCTTTCTCGATCCTTTATCAGGTGGTGGCGGGGCTGGTCGGGGTGCTGCTGTCCGCTCTGCCGGCCCTCTGGTTCGCCACCGGGCACCATCCGAACTACCGCGAAGGCCTGGCCCTGCTGCGCGCCAATCCCCGCCGCTACGTGCTCGCTGGGCTGCTGGTCTCCGTCGCCGCCGGACTCGGCATCCTGCTCTGCGTGATTCCAGGCCTGATCGTGATGGCGCTCACCCCCATCTACGTGCGGCGGGTGTTCACCAGCGAGGAACCGCTCTGGCCTGCCTTCCGCACCTGTTTCAACGATCTCTTCTCAAGCCCCCACAGCTGGGGACTGGTGGGCTATGAAGTGCTTTCTGCATTGCTGATCGCCATTTCAGCCCTGTTCTGCCTGCTGCCGTTGCTGGTGACCGTCCCCCTGGCGGCGATCTTCATCCAGCAATATCTGGCAGCCTGGGAGATCGGAGCGCCGCCCCCGCCGACCGAGGAGGCCGTCACCGCCCTGCTGTGAACGGGGCCTGGTTCTGCAAGGGGCGTTCAGAGGGCGGCCACCAGGGCGCGGAAATGCTCTCCACGCGCCTCGAAGTCCTTGTATTGATCAAAGCTGGCGCAGGCCGGTGAGAGCAGAACCGTGGGGCAGCCGAGGCGGCGGGCCAGCTCCCGGGCCAGCGGAACCGCCTCAGCCTGGCCTTCCACCAGGTGCACCGTGCCCGGATAGCCGCTGCCGCTCAGCAGGGCGGCGAAGGCCTCCCTGGCCGCGCCGAACAGCACCACCGCAGCAGCCTGGCGGCCCAGGGCCTCGAGCCACGCCCCGGGGTCTCCCTGTTTGATCTCACCTCCAGCCAGGACCACCATCGGTCCCTCCACGGCCGTGATCCCCACTTCGGAAGCGTCGTAGTTGGTGGCCTTGCTGTCGTTGAACCAGCGCACACCATCCAGCAGGCGGATCTGCTCGAGCCGATGGGGCACTCCTGGAAAGCTGCGAAGGGCGTCTTCGATCTGGGAGGGCTCCAGTCCCAGCCTGAGCGCGGCGGCGGCAGCCAGCACCATGTTCTGACGGTTGTGAGCCCCTGGCAGGGCCAGGGCTGTGGCAGGGAAGAGGGGGCCGGAGGCTGCCGTCACCAGTCCACGGTCAATCCAGAGGAAGGGCTGCAGGCTGGCACCCAGCTGCTGGCGGGGGCCGGCGGTGACCCAGCTGGCCCGGTCCCAGCTGCCGGCATGGGCGCGCAGGTCGGCGTCGTCGGCGTTGAGCAGTTGCTCCCCGCAGTTCTCAAGCAGGCTCCGCTTGATCGCCCGATAGGCCTCCAGAGTCCCGTGCCGCTCGAGATGGTCGGGTGTGAGGGTGGTCCAGAGGCCCAGGCGTGGTGCCAGCTCCGGGGACGACTCGATCTGGTAGCTGCTCAGCTCCACCACCAGCCAGTCGGGCGGCGGGGTTCCGGCCTCGCGGCGCTCGATCAGCAACTCGGCGGCCGAAATCCCGACGTTGCCCACCATCGGCGCGTCGAGACCGGCCTGGCTGAGCAGGTGACTGAGCAGATGGGTGACGGTGGTCTTGCCGTTGGTGCCGGTGATGCCGATCCAGGGGATCCCGCCGCTGGCCTCCCAGGCCACCGACATCTCTCCGCAGACCCGGACGCCCCGGTCCCTCAGGGTCTGCAGCACAGGATGATCCCAGCGGATGCCGGGGCTCACCACCACCCGGTCGGAACCTGCCCG from Synechococcus sp. CBW1107 encodes the following:
- a CDS encoding ferredoxin-thioredoxin reductase variable chain, translated to MKPGEQVKVCQSVVVYTHPEHRGKAFDLLGQRGEVLQVLDDWKGKPISPTLPVIVAFGRFRAHFRSDELEAVG
- the gpmI gene encoding 2,3-bisphosphoglycerate-independent phosphoglycerate mutase; protein product: MVLAILDGWGFREDARHNAVQGASTPVMDALWEAYPHTLIQASGGDVGLPDGQMGNSEVGHLTIGSGRIIRQELVRIGKAVRDGSLAANPSLNELADRLLRDGGTLHLLGLCSDGGVHSHIDHLGGLLQWAASRGLSDVCIHVITDGRDTPPQSAVSYLERIEAQVETAGVGRISTICGRYWAMDRDNRWERTEKAYRLLCDEGEISSRSFKEAIVEAYAQGINDEFLEPLRLAPGSLKPGDGLICFNFRPDRVRQLIRALVLDDFDHFERKRISPLHVVTFTQYELGLPVAVAFPPESLDGLLGQVVSAHGLRQLRTAETEKYPHVTYFLNGGIEQPFPGEDRHLVPSPRVATYDQAPAMAAEQLTDNCIASLNKGVYSLVVINYANPDMVGHTGRMDATQQAIATVDHCIGRLVEATNRLGGTLLITADHGNAELMEGEDGRPWTAHTTNPVPVILVEGEKRKIGGHGAAPQLRQGGGLADIAPTLLQILGLPQPSSMTGDSLVKPLDLVSPKTSFAQALQV
- the murD gene encoding UDP-N-acetylmuramoyl-L-alanine--D-glutamate ligase, producing the protein MPSTSHPLAVVIGLGRSGSGAARLLRASGQRVLVLESRRNPELEQQAEELRARGVEVELGQSLATGSLAQLRAGSDRVVVSPGIRWDHPVLQTLRDRGVRVCGEMSVAWEASGGIPWIGITGTNGKTTVTHLLSHLLSQAGLDAPMVGNVGISAAELLIERREAGTPPPDWLVVELSSYQIESSPELAPRLGLWTTLTPDHLERHGTLEAYRAIKRSLLENCGEQLLNADDADLRAHAGSWDRASWVTAGPRQQLGASLQPFLWIDRGLVTAASGPLFPATALALPGAHNRQNMVLAAAAALRLGLEPSQIEDALRSFPGVPHRLEQIRLLDGVRWFNDSKATNYDASEVGITAVEGPMVVLAGGEIKQGDPGAWLEALGRQAAAVVLFGAAREAFAALLSGSGYPGTVHLVEGQAEAVPLARELARRLGCPTVLLSPACASFDQYKDFEARGEHFRALVAAL
- a CDS encoding DUF1818 family protein, whose protein sequence is MPPSGYSAEAEGWRLVWDPSRTPFPVLIGGSDWAVELTSEEASSLRAGLLRLLDQLEAISDQLMDDELISLELESGGWWLGLDGDPGHWHLRCILFPAPGLRGWEGTWAPGAGLELTRALEPLPL
- a CDS encoding DUF2811 domain-containing protein yields the protein MTASVVGVAQAAQAEPETGVVSFRADVPEALLNSMAHFIDAHPNWDQYRLIQAALAGFLVQNGVQSRAVTRCYVANMFQRTTEGRSDQVAPARPPRSSLPTISR
- a CDS encoding EVE domain-containing protein, which produces MAYWLMKSEPDVYGIDHLEREGSTLWDGIRNYQARNFMRSMAIGDQAFFYHSNTKPPGIIGLMEVIETGLIDPSQFDPTSKYFDSASTREAPRWDCVRLAYRRTYPQLLSLEELRSSFSEQELAVVRRGNRLSILPVPETTALRLLELLDPGR
- a CDS encoding DNA-directed RNA polymerase subunit omega; its protein translation is MYTGPTVHPKELAQRAESLIGQSSNRYLTTVRIAFRAKQRRFDDFDGLLEDSMVKPVQRAIVELSDEQDQPDLLPG
- the pyrR gene encoding bifunctional pyr operon transcriptional regulator/uracil phosphoribosyltransferase PyrR — encoded protein: MNTSTAPSPDQRRVEILSADDLARTVRRLASQVLEGVVDSHQLLLLGIPTRGVALARVLAQQLEELCGHPIDQGSLDPTFHRDDLERVGTRLVEATHLPSDIEGRQLVLVDDVIFTGRTVRAALDALHTWGRPDQVRLLVMVDRGHRELPIQPDFCGRLVPTSRHESIQLCLRQTDGEDGVFLIRAG
- a CDS encoding Hsp70 family protein yields the protein MAVTGTLAIDLGSSTTVLAFQPSAGGAPELLAIPPFSSEDPCVVPSLIWLASPRSDQPLIGRQVLDAGLAASGGEGLCRDFKRRIGAFAGEPGPATAHAGSSGEPLTPEQAGSLLITRLWQALPTGVVPTRLVLTAPIEGYRGYRQWLQQVSSQIPVEEVALVDEPTAAAIGAGLPAGSRVLVVDLGGGTIDLSLVALQGGEGRAAPIAQLLRFGGRELDGGRQALRCAEVIGKAGAALGGRDIDRWIAASLAPDLGEDPGLLEISERLKCGLSEAEEMTGIWSSAEADSRALRLDRTQLDRLLRERGLLQLLDGLLERVLAAARAKGLDRDQIDAVLPVGGTSRLPTIRDWLADRCGSIPLRDQRPVEAVALGALALTPGVRLKDVLARGVSLRCWDRRGGEHRWHPLFLAGQSWPTDQPLEMVLSCSRDGQSRLELVLGEPVEEERSEVVFIDGLPQVRRRPAGEARIEPWSVQPAPLTLDPPGSCGTDRLRLRFSIDAEGQLLLESEDLIVGTLTAPRVLGPVR